A single genomic interval of Antechinus flavipes isolate AdamAnt ecotype Samford, QLD, Australia chromosome 1, AdamAnt_v2, whole genome shotgun sequence harbors:
- the DNAAF8 gene encoding dynein axonemal assembly factor 8 isoform X2 produces the protein MASNDKQDCLTGHNQCPCLYDTSMWGSILASVKEQLPSFDSDSSSSDEEDGELFIFQRDEEDLIPDLTEELADDPDIQLLESVKNTGKNWYEEIKDSAVLQGKDSSRPLLISPAFGDKDENQTGIYFRITEENTKWQKGDNWDLFRSRSQALITRPQVEEFPTSTYKKDLTIGNLGTGNLSPFEESDSTNIKAIRKERRKMIEKNILRKEIKEFPLENLNYSHFTKSISHESTESGDVEEKIPAKHEGLKLESTESEVVEKKMPAKYEGLKLRSLEILEEWDLDELLQNLEAQKGQGECTRRAMCWEVEPPSKSRENLVSNSQDKLMEQLVALCARQSKSLSSSYKKTSDELMEDQTRNRSSSCISHLTGGQSHDMAKGTKLKGIMEPPTVFIDLRQPDPKKSVPLIRASGSEYRFQNQIEEFSSSDNSTESEEETPDMRFEKGPRERISQRPRDQTGKSYLLQQLRAFQKTSQSCGTETKVITQNTQDTEVFEDMAKVGIRRKQVITRERHQNISERPLASKYLPLLDLEAKVVGRTNVECNCLPNLQKHSPTWSPQLLSKKQFK, from the exons ATGGCATCAAATGATAAACAAGATTGTCTCACTGGCCACAATCAATGTCCTTGCCTTTATGATACATCAATGTGGGGATCTATCTTGGCTTCAGTGAAAGAACAGCTCCCATCTTTTGACTCAGATTCTTCCTCG TCAGATGAAGAAGATGGGGAATTATTCATCTTCCAACGAGATGAAGAAGATCTGATTCCAGATTTAACTGAAGAATTGGCAGATGATCCAGACATTCAG cTTCTGGAATCTGTGAAAAACACTGGAAAGAACTGGtatgaagaaataaaggattCAGCTGTTCTTCAAGGGAAAGACTCTAGTAGGCCTTTGCTGATTAGCCCAGCATTTGGagacaaagatgaaaatcaaaCAGGCATTTATTTCAGAATCACTGAAGAGAATACCAAGTGGCAGAAAGGAGATAACTGGGACTTGTTTAGGTCTAGATCTCAGGCTCTTATCACAAGACCCCAAGTAGAAGAGTTTCCAACTTCAACCTATAAAAAAGATCTCACAATTGGCAATTTAGGGACTGGTAATTTATCTCCTTTTGAAGAGTCTGATTCCACAAATATAAAGGctatcagaaaagaaagaagaaagatgatagAGAAAAACATACTTCGCAAGGAAATCAAGGAGTTTCCacttgaaaatttaaattattcacATTTCACAAAATCCATATCCCATGAATCCACTGAGTCAGGGGATGTAGAAGAAAAGATTCCAGCCAAACATGAAGGCTTGAAACTTGAATCCACTGAGTCAGAAGTTGTAGAAAAAAAGATGCCAGCCAAATATGAAGGCCTGAAACTCCGGTCTCTTGAG atacttgaagagtGGGATTTAGATGAGCTACTTCAAAATCTGGAGGCACAAAAAGGCCAGGGAGAATGTACAAGACGAGCCATGTGCTGGGAAGTCGAGCCACCTTCTAAAAGCCGAG AAAACCTTGTGTCCAACTCCCAGGACAAGCTTATGGAGCAATTAGTTGCCCTCTGCGCCAGACAATCTAAAAGTTTATCTTCATCCTATAAGAAGACATCTGATGAGCTCATGGAGGACCAGACCAGAAACAG AAGTTCTAGCTGTATATCACATCTAACAGGAGGACAGAGTCATGACATGGCTAAAGGCACAAAGCTGAAGGGGATAATGGAACCTCCCACAGTTTTCATTGACCTCAGGCAACCTGACCCGAAGAAATCAGTGCCTCTGATCAGGGCCTCTGGGTCAGAATACAGATTCCAGAATCAAATAGAAGAGTTCAG CTCCAGTGATAACTCTACAGAAAGTGAGGAGGAGACTCCAGATATGAGATTTGAGAAaggacccagagagagaatttcaCAAAGACCAAG GGACCAGACTGGGAAAAGTTACCTGTTACAACAGCTTCGTGCTTTCCAGAAGACCTCTCAGTCATGTGGTACTGAAACTAAAGTAATTACTCAAAATACTCAGGATACTGAAGTTTTTGAAGACATGGCCAAGGTGGGAATCAGGAGAAAACAAGTGATAACAAGAGAGAGACATCAGAACATTTCAGAAAGGCCACTGGCATCCAAATACCTTCCACTCCTGGACCTAGAGGCcaaag TAGTTGGAAGAACTAATGTGGAATGTAACTGTCTGCCTAACCTTCAAAAGCATTCACCAACATGGAGCCCACAACTACTCtcaaagaagcaattcaaataa
- the DNAAF8 gene encoding dynein axonemal assembly factor 8 isoform X1 has translation MASNDKQDCLTGHNQCPCLYDTSMWGSILASVKEQLPSFDSDSSSSDEEDGELFIFQRDEEDLIPDLTEELADDPDIQQLLESVKNTGKNWYEEIKDSAVLQGKDSSRPLLISPAFGDKDENQTGIYFRITEENTKWQKGDNWDLFRSRSQALITRPQVEEFPTSTYKKDLTIGNLGTGNLSPFEESDSTNIKAIRKERRKMIEKNILRKEIKEFPLENLNYSHFTKSISHESTESGDVEEKIPAKHEGLKLESTESEVVEKKMPAKYEGLKLRSLEILEEWDLDELLQNLEAQKGQGECTRRAMCWEVEPPSKSRENLVSNSQDKLMEQLVALCARQSKSLSSSYKKTSDELMEDQTRNRSSSCISHLTGGQSHDMAKGTKLKGIMEPPTVFIDLRQPDPKKSVPLIRASGSEYRFQNQIEEFSSSDNSTESEEETPDMRFEKGPRERISQRPRDQTGKSYLLQQLRAFQKTSQSCGTETKVITQNTQDTEVFEDMAKVGIRRKQVITRERHQNISERPLASKYLPLLDLEAKVVGRTNVECNCLPNLQKHSPTWSPQLLSKKQFK, from the exons ATGGCATCAAATGATAAACAAGATTGTCTCACTGGCCACAATCAATGTCCTTGCCTTTATGATACATCAATGTGGGGATCTATCTTGGCTTCAGTGAAAGAACAGCTCCCATCTTTTGACTCAGATTCTTCCTCG TCAGATGAAGAAGATGGGGAATTATTCATCTTCCAACGAGATGAAGAAGATCTGATTCCAGATTTAACTGAAGAATTGGCAGATGATCCAGACATTCAG cagcTTCTGGAATCTGTGAAAAACACTGGAAAGAACTGGtatgaagaaataaaggattCAGCTGTTCTTCAAGGGAAAGACTCTAGTAGGCCTTTGCTGATTAGCCCAGCATTTGGagacaaagatgaaaatcaaaCAGGCATTTATTTCAGAATCACTGAAGAGAATACCAAGTGGCAGAAAGGAGATAACTGGGACTTGTTTAGGTCTAGATCTCAGGCTCTTATCACAAGACCCCAAGTAGAAGAGTTTCCAACTTCAACCTATAAAAAAGATCTCACAATTGGCAATTTAGGGACTGGTAATTTATCTCCTTTTGAAGAGTCTGATTCCACAAATATAAAGGctatcagaaaagaaagaagaaagatgatagAGAAAAACATACTTCGCAAGGAAATCAAGGAGTTTCCacttgaaaatttaaattattcacATTTCACAAAATCCATATCCCATGAATCCACTGAGTCAGGGGATGTAGAAGAAAAGATTCCAGCCAAACATGAAGGCTTGAAACTTGAATCCACTGAGTCAGAAGTTGTAGAAAAAAAGATGCCAGCCAAATATGAAGGCCTGAAACTCCGGTCTCTTGAG atacttgaagagtGGGATTTAGATGAGCTACTTCAAAATCTGGAGGCACAAAAAGGCCAGGGAGAATGTACAAGACGAGCCATGTGCTGGGAAGTCGAGCCACCTTCTAAAAGCCGAG AAAACCTTGTGTCCAACTCCCAGGACAAGCTTATGGAGCAATTAGTTGCCCTCTGCGCCAGACAATCTAAAAGTTTATCTTCATCCTATAAGAAGACATCTGATGAGCTCATGGAGGACCAGACCAGAAACAG AAGTTCTAGCTGTATATCACATCTAACAGGAGGACAGAGTCATGACATGGCTAAAGGCACAAAGCTGAAGGGGATAATGGAACCTCCCACAGTTTTCATTGACCTCAGGCAACCTGACCCGAAGAAATCAGTGCCTCTGATCAGGGCCTCTGGGTCAGAATACAGATTCCAGAATCAAATAGAAGAGTTCAG CTCCAGTGATAACTCTACAGAAAGTGAGGAGGAGACTCCAGATATGAGATTTGAGAAaggacccagagagagaatttcaCAAAGACCAAG GGACCAGACTGGGAAAAGTTACCTGTTACAACAGCTTCGTGCTTTCCAGAAGACCTCTCAGTCATGTGGTACTGAAACTAAAGTAATTACTCAAAATACTCAGGATACTGAAGTTTTTGAAGACATGGCCAAGGTGGGAATCAGGAGAAAACAAGTGATAACAAGAGAGAGACATCAGAACATTTCAGAAAGGCCACTGGCATCCAAATACCTTCCACTCCTGGACCTAGAGGCcaaag TAGTTGGAAGAACTAATGTGGAATGTAACTGTCTGCCTAACCTTCAAAAGCATTCACCAACATGGAGCCCACAACTACTCtcaaagaagcaattcaaataa
- the DNAAF8 gene encoding dynein axonemal assembly factor 8 isoform X3: protein MASNDKQDCLTGHNQCPCLYDTSMWGSILASVKEQLPSFDSDSSSSDEEDGELFIFQRDEEDLIPDLTEELADDPDIQQLLESVKNTGKNWYEEIKDSAVLQGKDSSRPLLISPAFGDKDENQTGIYFRITEENTKWQKGDNWDLFRSRSQALITRPQVEEFPTSTYKKDLTIGNLGTGNLSPFEESDSTNIKAIRKERRKMIEKNILRKEIKEFPLENLNYSHFTKSISHESTESGDVEEKIPAKHEGLKLESTESEVVEKKMPAKYEGLKLRSLEILEEWDLDELLQNLEAQKGQGECTRRAMCWEVEPPSKSRENLVSNSQDKLMEQLVALCARQSKSLSSSYKKTSDELMEDQTRNRSSSCISHLTGGQSHDMAKGTKLKGIMEPPTVFIDLRQPDPKKSVPLIRASGSEYRFQNQIEEFSSSDNSTESEEETPDMRFEKGPRERISQRPRDQTGKSYLLQQLRAFQKTSQSCGTETKVITQNTQDTEVFEDMAKVGIRRKQVITRERHQNISERPLASKYLPLLDLEAKGKGENKKGHPQDSKFRKIHCGGGGSSE from the exons ATGGCATCAAATGATAAACAAGATTGTCTCACTGGCCACAATCAATGTCCTTGCCTTTATGATACATCAATGTGGGGATCTATCTTGGCTTCAGTGAAAGAACAGCTCCCATCTTTTGACTCAGATTCTTCCTCG TCAGATGAAGAAGATGGGGAATTATTCATCTTCCAACGAGATGAAGAAGATCTGATTCCAGATTTAACTGAAGAATTGGCAGATGATCCAGACATTCAG cagcTTCTGGAATCTGTGAAAAACACTGGAAAGAACTGGtatgaagaaataaaggattCAGCTGTTCTTCAAGGGAAAGACTCTAGTAGGCCTTTGCTGATTAGCCCAGCATTTGGagacaaagatgaaaatcaaaCAGGCATTTATTTCAGAATCACTGAAGAGAATACCAAGTGGCAGAAAGGAGATAACTGGGACTTGTTTAGGTCTAGATCTCAGGCTCTTATCACAAGACCCCAAGTAGAAGAGTTTCCAACTTCAACCTATAAAAAAGATCTCACAATTGGCAATTTAGGGACTGGTAATTTATCTCCTTTTGAAGAGTCTGATTCCACAAATATAAAGGctatcagaaaagaaagaagaaagatgatagAGAAAAACATACTTCGCAAGGAAATCAAGGAGTTTCCacttgaaaatttaaattattcacATTTCACAAAATCCATATCCCATGAATCCACTGAGTCAGGGGATGTAGAAGAAAAGATTCCAGCCAAACATGAAGGCTTGAAACTTGAATCCACTGAGTCAGAAGTTGTAGAAAAAAAGATGCCAGCCAAATATGAAGGCCTGAAACTCCGGTCTCTTGAG atacttgaagagtGGGATTTAGATGAGCTACTTCAAAATCTGGAGGCACAAAAAGGCCAGGGAGAATGTACAAGACGAGCCATGTGCTGGGAAGTCGAGCCACCTTCTAAAAGCCGAG AAAACCTTGTGTCCAACTCCCAGGACAAGCTTATGGAGCAATTAGTTGCCCTCTGCGCCAGACAATCTAAAAGTTTATCTTCATCCTATAAGAAGACATCTGATGAGCTCATGGAGGACCAGACCAGAAACAG AAGTTCTAGCTGTATATCACATCTAACAGGAGGACAGAGTCATGACATGGCTAAAGGCACAAAGCTGAAGGGGATAATGGAACCTCCCACAGTTTTCATTGACCTCAGGCAACCTGACCCGAAGAAATCAGTGCCTCTGATCAGGGCCTCTGGGTCAGAATACAGATTCCAGAATCAAATAGAAGAGTTCAG CTCCAGTGATAACTCTACAGAAAGTGAGGAGGAGACTCCAGATATGAGATTTGAGAAaggacccagagagagaatttcaCAAAGACCAAG GGACCAGACTGGGAAAAGTTACCTGTTACAACAGCTTCGTGCTTTCCAGAAGACCTCTCAGTCATGTGGTACTGAAACTAAAGTAATTACTCAAAATACTCAGGATACTGAAGTTTTTGAAGACATGGCCAAGGTGGGAATCAGGAGAAAACAAGTGATAACAAGAGAGAGACATCAGAACATTTCAGAAAGGCCACTGGCATCCAAATACCTTCCACTCCTGGACCTAGAGGCcaaaggtaaaggagaaaataaaaaagggcaTCCACAAGATTCCAAATTCAGAAAAATTCATTGTGGAGGTGGTGGCTCCTctgaataa